A genomic region of Candidatus Eremiobacteraceae bacterium contains the following coding sequences:
- a CDS encoding DJ-1/PfpI family protein, whose protein sequence is MTTIGMVVFPGFELLDLAGPLDVFSRAPDVKALTIAETGAPVVPDLAPAVTPDATFDDAPPFEVLFIPGGHGIGASLANDKLLDFVASRARAAQYVTSVCTGALLLGVAGLIEGRQATTHWRYLDLLKLFGATPVSKRVVEDGNLITGGGVTAGIDFGFTLIARLRGADVAKRVQLGLEYDPDPPFRAGHPSVADKADVETYVRDTTARYEERERLILDALTRRARSSPSP, encoded by the coding sequence TTGACGACGATCGGCATGGTCGTATTCCCCGGCTTCGAGCTGCTCGATCTCGCCGGACCGCTCGACGTCTTCTCGCGAGCGCCGGACGTCAAAGCGCTGACCATCGCTGAAACAGGCGCTCCGGTCGTCCCCGACCTCGCGCCGGCGGTCACGCCCGACGCGACGTTCGACGACGCGCCGCCATTCGAAGTCCTTTTCATCCCCGGCGGTCACGGCATCGGTGCGTCGTTAGCGAACGACAAGCTGCTCGATTTCGTCGCTTCGAGGGCGCGAGCGGCGCAATACGTCACCTCGGTCTGCACTGGAGCGCTGCTCTTGGGCGTCGCGGGACTGATCGAAGGCCGCCAAGCCACGACGCATTGGCGCTATCTCGATTTGCTGAAGCTTTTCGGCGCGACGCCGGTGTCGAAACGCGTCGTCGAAGACGGCAACCTCATCACGGGCGGCGGCGTCACCGCCGGAATAGATTTCGGTTTCACGCTCATCGCACGGCTGCGCGGAGCCGACGTCGCGAAGCGGGTGCAGCTCGGGCTCGAGTACGATCCCGATCCGCCGTTTCGCGCCGGACATCCGTCCGTCGCAGACAAGGCGGACGTCGAGACGTATGTACGCGATACGACGGCGCGCTACGAGGAGCGCGAGCGGCTCATCCTCGACGCGCTCACGAGACGGGCTCGATCGTCACCTTCTCCATGA
- a CDS encoding peptidylprolyl isomerase has translation MPTTHTPPTGDESIAIAGEARNLQAKIKTKRGDIVFTFYPNDAPNTVASFVKLARAGFYDGLTFHRVEPGFVIQGGCPLGTGTGDAGYKLKAEFNARPHVKGTVAMARAQSPNSAGSQFYICLGDASFLDRQYTVFGQVKSGQDAVDAVRVGDVMEKVTIEPVS, from the coding sequence GTGCCTACGACCCACACGCCGCCGACCGGAGACGAGTCGATCGCGATCGCCGGTGAGGCGCGCAACCTCCAGGCGAAGATCAAGACGAAGCGCGGCGATATCGTATTCACGTTCTACCCGAACGACGCACCGAACACGGTCGCGTCGTTCGTCAAGCTCGCGCGCGCCGGTTTCTATGACGGCTTGACCTTCCACCGCGTCGAACCGGGCTTCGTCATCCAAGGCGGCTGCCCGCTCGGCACCGGCACCGGCGACGCCGGCTACAAGTTGAAGGCGGAGTTCAACGCTCGACCGCACGTGAAGGGCACGGTCGCGATGGCGCGCGCGCAGAGCCCGAACTCGGCGGGATCTCAGTTCTACATCTGTTTGGGAGATGCGAGTTTCCTGGACCGTCAGTACACGGTATTCGGCCAGGTGAAGTCCGGACAAGACGCGGTCGATGCCGTCCGCGTCGGCGACGTCATGGAGAAGGTGACGATCGAGCCCGTCTCGTGA
- the purQ gene encoding phosphoribosylformylglycinamidine synthase I produces MSEAGAAVDQHAARVAVVVFPGTNSEDETVDACRDAGMDARLFWWSEDPESLRSFDAYVFSGGFAHEDRVRAGAIASKSPLVAVVREEAERGKLILGICNGAQILAESGMIGDVAIGRNLPSRHYQCRFVDVVAGDEPSRCAFTRFLEPGASLRMVAAHAEGRFTGDARYFDDLEERGRIVLRYAGKAHNGAMHRAAGICNDDGNILALMPHPERAAWAFNVAFDDPSLRSDEPNRPVGAHAIFESMARSLRDLKTAR; encoded by the coding sequence GTGAGCGAAGCCGGTGCGGCTGTCGACCAGCACGCCGCGCGCGTCGCCGTCGTCGTCTTTCCGGGGACGAACTCCGAGGACGAAACCGTCGACGCATGCCGCGATGCGGGCATGGACGCCCGTCTTTTCTGGTGGAGCGAGGATCCCGAGTCGCTGCGCTCGTTCGACGCGTACGTCTTCTCGGGCGGCTTCGCGCACGAGGATCGCGTCCGCGCCGGTGCGATCGCCTCGAAGAGCCCGTTGGTAGCCGTCGTGCGCGAAGAGGCCGAGCGCGGTAAGCTGATCCTCGGCATTTGCAACGGCGCGCAGATCCTCGCCGAGAGCGGCATGATCGGCGATGTCGCGATCGGGCGCAATCTGCCGTCTCGCCATTACCAGTGCCGCTTCGTCGACGTCGTCGCGGGCGACGAGCCGAGCAGGTGCGCGTTCACGCGATTCTTGGAGCCCGGAGCCTCGTTGCGCATGGTCGCAGCGCATGCCGAAGGACGCTTCACGGGCGACGCGCGCTATTTCGACGATCTCGAGGAGCGCGGCCGAATCGTGCTCCGCTATGCCGGCAAGGCGCACAACGGCGCGATGCACCGCGCGGCCGGCATCTGCAACGACGATGGCAACATCCTCGCGCTCATGCCGCACCCGGAGCGCGCCGCATGGGCGTTCAACGTCGCGTTCGACGACCCGTCGCTGCGCTCGGACGAGCCGAACCGGCCCGTCGGCGCGCACGCGATATTCGAATCGATGGCGCGCAGCCTGCGCGATCTGAAAACCGCACGCTAG